The Glycine soja cultivar W05 chromosome 15, ASM419377v2, whole genome shotgun sequence region ACTTAGTTTTCTCTCATTGGAGTCTTCTTTCTCAGTAATGGGAGATGAGGTGATTCTGTTGAATTTCTGATGAAGCCCTTATGGAATGAGGGTCCGGATTGCACTAGAGGAAAAGGGCATCAAGTATGAGAATAGAGAAGAGAACCTTAGCAACAAGAGCCCTTTACTCATCCAAATGAACCCAGTTCATAAGAAAATACCAGTTCTCATCCACAATGGCAGACCCATCTGAGTCACTCATTGCTGTGGAGTATATCAATGAGGTTTCCTCTTAGTATTATTATAACTTTAGGCTAACCATAAAAAAACCCTTGTTCTTTTAACATATATGGCATGAATTCAATGAAAAAGATTTATACAGCTTTTTTATGACAGTTACATATGACAAGATCTTCTATTCTAATGGATGATTTCTCATGCTTCATCATTCTGTTTCTTGATCAATTTCTTAGCCACTCAAGCTTCTCATCATTGAACATGATAACCTTAGAGCTCAAATTTGATTATACACCAGTAATAAAGGTGTACCTTTACATGACAGTCAGTACTGCAAGATAAAATTATGCGTAGATTTTGAATAAGTGCTtccgtttttttttaattgttattattagtgTTATTTTTTAAGTTCTGTTTTTCTGTTCCATTAGCCTTCtggataataataaataaataaaagaaatgtctCAGTTGCCGTCTGAATCAGGTGCTGTTATCAAGAAATGACACAGATGAAACAACATGCATAGAAACATCCGTGATAGGGActtttcttttagtttattGTCATTTCTGATATCATCCAACTCCACATTCTATTCAAGACTCACCAAACATATGTGCCACTCACTTTTTGTTCCAACACTAGTTTTCTTTCATTAGTCTTTCTCAGCAATGGGAGACGAGGTGATTCTGTTGAATTTCTGGTTAAGCCTTTATGGGATGAGGGTCTGGATTGCACTAGAGGAAAAGGGCATCAAGTATGAGAATAGACAAGAGAATATTAGTAACAAGAGCCAGTTACTCTTGCAAATGAACCCAGTTCACAAGAAAATACCAGTTCTCTTCCACAATAGCAGACACATCTGTGATTCACTCATTGCTGTTGAGTATATTGATGAGGTTTGGAATGATCAATCTCCCTTGTTGCCTTCTGATCCTTACCAGAGATCACAGGCTAGATTCTGGTCTAACTATGTTGACACCAAGGTACTTTACTTCTCTACAGTGCTTCTTTATTGTGATTATGATTATTTCTGTTTTTCAATCAGATGAAACTTGAATGTGATcctatttatgtttttagtgCTGTTTTTCAATTAGAATTAGAGTTTCACCTTGGTAATCCATCATGACATTTAATGGACACCTTTACTACAGATATTACTGAGATGAAACTCTAATCCAATTCTGATTAGAGAATAGAACCAAAAGTACTTAAGGCAGTTGTTATCAAATAACATTTGTttgaaaaatgtgaaattttctACTGAACTTCCACTGTGAAATAGATATATGAGATTGCCGTGAGGTTTTGGAATACTAAAGGACAAGAGAAAGAAGCTGCCAGGGAAGAATTTTTGGAGTGCATGAAGTTATTGGAAGAACAACTGGTGGATGAGCCATATTTTGGTGGAAAGAACTTTGGCTTTGTGGATGTTGCACTTGTTTCTTTGTTCAGTTATTTTTATACCTTCACTAGTATATATGGAAATTTAATCAATGAGGAACGGTTTCCCAAAATCATTGCTTGGGCCAATAGGTGTATTCAAAAAGAGTGTGTGTTCAAGTGTTTTCCCGAGGAGCTGAAGGTCAAAGAGCATGTTTCACAGAAGAGAAAGGATTCGAACAGTGAATAGACTATAGAGGGTACCTATAGGAAAATATTGCCTCTATTTACGAAACTGCACTTTGTTGTGCCTTTGGTTTTGCTACTTATAAtcttacaaataaatatttgtgaCCCAATGCAACATGCCcttatattttaatcaaattgtATTTAGATGTCATATAAATCATGATATTGATTTGCAAATCCAAGTTATATGGATGCACACTTCTTTAGGCTTAAAGTAtagacaacaacaaaacaatgtGCACAAAGCCACAAATTCATCTTCATAATGGAAATTCATAACAAGTCTTGAAACTGCAATAGGAATGTGTATTAAAGAACATGATGCAGACAAGGCTAAAACTATGTAGTTTTGCTCTTATAGTTAACACGCCTCAGTCTCCAATGCAAATCATCACCGCTAACTCAAGCTATATGTTCGATTTGATATCATCCAAATCAACTTTTGGCTTAGCTATTGCtaattttcttacttttataCATGTGTTCACATTGTTAAATAtcagatttgaaaaaaaaaaacaaaatactggAACTTAACAGACATAAAAATAGAGCCACGAGAATTGAAGGTAGAAGGCGATATTTTATAAATGAGGATGCTTATTTATAGGTGtacaaataatttgaaatttgcaAACAAAATCTCAACTTGACTAAAACATAGATATCTATTTGCATTATAATATCTAACTAaaacagaaaaacaaatatCTGAATCTTTAACAAGAGTAAAGATTATATTATCTTAGAGATAACTCAGTCTCTCACAGTTTTAACACATACTTCAGTGTTCCTTTAGTCCAATATGCAAGAGTTTCATATATGGTTTCCTTCTGCATGCATCTCTTAGCCTAGGAGATAAGTTTTGGACACACTGCCTCCACTTTGATGTTCCCAAGGGTCTCATAAGTATAAAACAAGCCAGAGAAAGGAAAGGGAGCAATATCAACATCAACACTGCCTCCACTTTACATCACTGTTATTGCTTTCTTGGTACAATAGGAATGTAActagaaagaagaaacaaactTCAGTTCAGAACATTATTAAGACTTGTAACATCCTGGTTGGTCAACATCTTGTATGTGGCCAGCTAAGGCTAATCATCAAAAATTGACttgttcttttaatatatatgggaTGAACTCAATGAAAAGGATTTATACAGCTTCCTTTTGACAAACTTCAGTTCAGAACATTATTAAGACTTGTAACATCCTGGTTGGTCAACATCTTGTATGTGGCCAGCTAAGGCTAATCATCAAAAATTGACttgttcttttaatatatatgggaTGAACTCAATGAAAAGGATTTATACAGCTTCCTTTTGACAGTTGCATCATGCTGTTTCTTGATCAATGTCATAGGAATGCAAGTTTCTCATCATTGAACAACAAACATGATAACCTTAACTTAAAAGTTGAGTATACACCAATACTAAAAGTGTACCTTTTCATGACAGCCAGTTTTACATTCAAGATGAAATCATGCGTAGATTTTGATGAAGTGATTccattttattactatttgtgAT contains the following coding sequences:
- the LOC114388526 gene encoding probable glutathione S-transferase parC, with translation MGDEVILLNFWLSLYGMRVWIALEEKGIKYENRQENISNKSQLLLQMNPVHKKIPVLFHNSRHICDSLIAVEYIDEVWNDQSPLLPSDPYQRSQARFWSNYVDTKIYEIAVRFWNTKGQEKEAAREEFLECMKLLEEQLVDEPYFGGKNFGFVDVALVSLFSYFYTFTSIYGNLINEERFPKIIAWANRCIQKECVFKCFPEELKVKEHVSQKRKDSNSE